The Chitinophaga lutea genome contains the following window.
ACAGGAGTTGGGCAACATCATCCTGGCCTACCGTGAGGCCGAAGTATCGCTCGGGAATTTCGAGCGCATTCTGCAAACGCCGGTGGAAGCCACCCCGCAGAATCCCCCGAAACTGTCGGGCATCCGCGAACTGGAGTTCGACCATGTGAGTTTCAAACACCTCACCGCGCTGGGCAAGGCGCTCGACGATATCAGCTTCAACGTGAAGATCGGCGAAAGCATCGCTTTCGTGGGCCCTTCCGGCAGCGGCAAAACCACGCTGGTGAAGCTGCTGGTGGGATTATACAAAGCCGGCGAAGGCCGCATTCTGTATAACGGCATCGACGCCTCCGCCATCGACATAGAAGAGCTGCGGCACCAGATCGGGTTCGTGACGCAGGACACACAGCTCTTTTCCGGCACCATCCGTGAAAACCTCCTGTTCGTGAACCCGCGCGCCACCGACGAAGAGCTGATGAGCGCCCTGCAAAGGGCCGCCTGCTACAGCCTGCTGGCGCGTGCGGAGAAGGGGATCGATACGGTGATCGGAGAAGGCGGCATCAAAATTTCCGGCGGTGAAAAACAGCGCCTCTCCATTGCGCGGGCGCTCCTGCGGCACCCAAGGCTGCTGGTGTTCGATGAGGCCACCTCCGCCCTCGACTCCATCACCGAGGAAGAGATCACCCAAACCGTCAGAAACGTTACTTCCAGCAAGGAGCACATCACGGTGATGATCGCCCATAGACTGTCTACCATCATGCACGCAGACCGCATTTATGTGCTCGAAAAAGGCCGCATTGTGGAAACCGGGGCCCATCATACCCTGCTCGAAGAAAAAGGCCTCTATTACGCCATGTGGCGCCAGCAGATCGGTGAGCGCAAAACGCAGGAATCGGCACAACCGGCCTGATGATATACGGCCGGCGCACCGGCGGAAACGGTGGTGCGCCCGCCGGCAGTATCGCACACCGCCGCGGAAAAAATGTAACTTTGCCCTACCATGGCAAAAAGACCGAATTATTTTCTCAGCATCCTGAAGATGAAATGCCCCCGGTGCCGGAAGGGTAATATGTACCGCACCAAGAATCCGTTCCACTGGCGCTTTTCCAGGATCTTCGACATGCACGACCGCTGCCCCGTCTGCGACCAGCAATTCGAGCTCGAAACCGGCTTCTGGTTCGGAACAGGTTATGTCAGCTATGCGCTGTCCGTAGCCCTCTCCGTATTCAACCTGATCTGGTACTGGTTCTTTTTTGGTATCTCCTGGCGGGATAACAGCATTTTTTACTGGCTGGCGGTGAACGGGGTAATACTGGTGCTGGTGCAACCCTGGTTGATGCGCATTTCACGCACGATATATCTGTATTTCTTCGTGTATTATGACGAAGAGACGGAGCGCCTGCCGGACACGGTTCATAAGCATGGTGAACACTCCCATCCGCATCCGGCAGGGCATTCACATTAAAAAGACATAAAGATAGCTTGTTAATCAAGGGCCGTAAAAACGGCCCTTTTTGCTTTTCATCCAAAATCTGAGCAGTATGTCAGATCATCTTTAGTACATTTCAATATGTTGAAACAGGTTTCCCTGTTAACGATGCAACAACTAACAAATATAATTCTTCCCGGTTACTTTTTTATTTCCTGATTATTTGAACGGTCGTGAAAACGTGTGCCGCATGCCTTAATCCGGTATGACCGGTACACCCTGTACAGGAAGAAAGGCTGAAATCACT
Protein-coding sequences here:
- a CDS encoding DUF983 domain-containing protein — encoded protein: MAKRPNYFLSILKMKCPRCRKGNMYRTKNPFHWRFSRIFDMHDRCPVCDQQFELETGFWFGTGYVSYALSVALSVFNLIWYWFFFGISWRDNSIFYWLAVNGVILVLVQPWLMRISRTIYLYFFVYYDEETERLPDTVHKHGEHSHPHPAGHSH